In the genome of Coregonus clupeaformis isolate EN_2021a unplaced genomic scaffold, ASM2061545v1 scaf0351, whole genome shotgun sequence, one region contains:
- the ahr2 gene encoding aryl hydrocarbon receptor 2, with the protein MLGSTAQYAAKKRKKPVQKIPKPPSTDGIKSNPSKRHRDRLNGELDKLTGLLPFSEDVRARLDKLSVLRLSVGYLKVKSFFNATMKKGSPGWGVERALGFGGNGQIPLAKTTTTTTSVDGVKFSEGNLLLQALNGFVLVVTAEGYVFYSSPTVQDYLGFHQSDVVHQSVFELIHTDDRALFRRQLHFALNPNQFDTEPGKTESLQPTNSSDITSNIVSYDPQHIPPENSSFLERSFVCRFRCLLDNSSGFLALNFHGRLKYLHGQNKMSDGGTMDHPQLALFVVATPIQTPSILEIRTKTLIFQTKHKLDFTPMNVDTRGKVVLGYTELELCVRGSGYQFIHAADMMYCADNHVRMIKTGESGLTVFRLLAKTGVWVWVQANARLVYKGGRPDFIMARQRPLSNEEGEEQLRQRRLQLPFNFATGEAILYEVGPSLDIADIPTQSKGPKVRKMAEEMALDPDSLLGSMLKQDQAVYMQTSPSEPSSELPNPLELCSWEDQAFRDSHALANVPGDSWQSQTHTMPKPDVSVQDMMETLQQIIGDNSLCSSLDVDPIELKDWENTLLKMSSSNCEMSEDLDDIFNHDILSYVEEHLLKENGGLKMPEQLDSLLGSISVNNPILEVPECLTNVNLQGNTMMPGGKGFNWGVDPQQNQLLGMGGPSAAETGSKIQGMLKLTHMGPQMGLNGPTLQQASSSNTYAQSLGKNLGLQSNANPLAFNPALAGSCAQVRQNQTKGRQQGLQASQILSSPGKGLASYSLRQQIQPGLANQSSATQLIPTPIGLPIQSQLQGRGMNDQLMRFQEQSSISQSDPFAVPGQETMWMPLPCSMPKSNMVETFAQNISNQQQDVILDPNPASCLQGHFSLQTQNSLNQGQSYQQQQQQQMLPTMLPQQNGHQNNVMGSFYNNQVSDFQIAPQLPIPGLQAQPQQNSQAQNYNRAQTTSGQYRPQKTSAVVAPPLVSSNSCMFSSTNPPLVPVNGVRFTPNTALGSLVPSSCQRATAPLHDQSPSQASCYFQRNTSGPIVGSSTIPQDDTDISPLSCQVGPGLTPGGLTPDSLLVQQQYLNSNGQTQVTNCPMEENISFQFPSLPNGTTYFSENNQTNCCDF; encoded by the exons CGACCATGAAGAAAGGCAGTCcagggtggggggtggagagagcGCTGGGGTTCGGAGGGAATGGACAGATCCCTCTAGCGAAGACCACAACCACTACAACCTCTGTGGATGGGGTCAAGTTCTCCGAGGGAAACCTTCTGCTCCAG GCCCTGAATGGCTTTGTGCTGGTGGTCACGGCGGAGGGATACGTGTTCTACTCCTCTCCTACTGTTCAGGACTACCTAGGCTTCCACCAG TCAGACGTGGTCCACCAGAGTGTGTTTGAGTTGATCCACACTGACGACAGGGCCTTGTTCAGACGTCAGCTCCACTTCGCCCTAAACCCCAACCAGTTTGATACAGAGCCAGGGAAAACAGAGA GCCTGCAGCCTACCAACAGCAGTGACATCACAAGCAACATAGTGAGCTACGACCCGCAGCACATTCCCCCTGAGAACTCTTCCTTCCTGGAGAGGAGCTTCGTCTGTCGCTTCCGCTGTCTCCTGGACAACTCCTCTGGCTTCCTG GCCCTGAACTTCCATGGGCGTCTGAAGTACCTCCATGGCCAGAACAAGATGTCAGACGGTGGAACCATGGACCACCCCCAGCTGGCCCTGTTCGTGGTGGCTACCCCCATCCAAACCCCCTCTATCCTGGAGATCAGGACCAAGACACTCATCTTCCAGACCAAACACAAGCTGGACTTCACCCCCATGAACGTTGATACAAG AGGGAAGGTGGTTCTGGGCTACACTGAGCTGGAGTTGTGTGTGAGAGGCTCTGGATACCAGTTCATTCACGCTGCTGACATGATGTACTGTGCCGACAACCATGTCAGAA TGATAAAGACAGGTGAGAGTGGTCTGACAGTGTTCAGGCTCCTGGCCAAGACTGGTGTGTGGGTCTGGGTACAGGCTAATGCCAGGCTGGTCTACAAGGGAGGGAGGCCTGACTTCATCATGGCCAGACAGAGACCGTTATC AAATGAGGAGGGTGAGGAGCAGCTTCGCCAGCGGAGACTCCAGCTGCCCTTTAACTTTGCCACTGGGGAGGCTATTCTCTACGAGGTGGGCCCCTCTCTGGACATAGCTGACATTCCAACCCAGAGCAAGGGCCCTAAGGTCAGGAAGATGGCCGAAGAAATGGCCCTGGACCCTGACTCCCTGCTGGGCTCCATGCTGAAGCAGGACCAGGCCGTCTACATGCAG ACCAGCCCCAGCGAGCCCTCCAGCGAGCTCCCCAACCCTCTGGAGCTGTGCTCCTGGGAAGACCAGGCCTTCAGAGACAGCCACGCTCTGGCCAATGTGCCTGGTGATTCCTGGCAGTCCCAGACCCACACAATGCCCAAGCCGGACGTGAGCGTCCAGGACATGATGGAAACACTGCAGCAGATCATCGGGGACAACAGCCTGTGTTCCAG CCTGGATGTGGACCCCATAGAGCTGAAGGACTGGGAGAACACTCTGCTGAAGATGAGCTCCAGCAACTGTGAGATGTCCGAGGACCTGGATGACATCTTCAACCACGACATCCTGTCATATGTGGAGGAACATCTCTTAAAGGAGAACGGAGGACTCAAGATGCCCGAGCAGCTGGACTCACTGCTGGGGTCCATCAGTGTCAACAATCCAATCCTGGAGGTACCAGAGTGCCTTACAAATGTCAACCTGCAGGGGAATACCATGATGCCTGGAGGAAAGGGCTTCAACTGGGGGGTTGATCCCCAGCAGAACCAGTTGCTCGGGATGGGAGGCCCGAGTGCGGCTGAAACAGGGAGTAAAATTCAGGGCATGTTGAAGCTGACACACATGGGCCCTCAGATGGGATTGAACGGCCCCACACTCCAGCAGGCTTCCTCCAGCAACACCTATGCCCAGTCCCTTGGAAAGAACCTGGGCCTGCAGAGCAACGCTAACCCTCTGGCCTTTAACCCTGCCCTGGCTGGCTCCTGTGCCCAGGTGCGGCAGAACCAAACCAAGGGTAGGCAGCAAGGCCTCCAGGCCTCTCAGATCCTGTCCAGCCCTGGTAAAGGGCTGGCGTCTTATTCCCTGAGACAACAGATACAGCCAGGCCTTGCCAATCAGAGCTCTGCCACTCAGCTCATCCCCACTCCTATAGGTCTGCCAATCCAGAGCCAGCTGCAGGGGCGGGGCATGAATGATCAGCTAATGAGATTCCAGGAACAGAGCTCCAtaagccaatcagatcccttTGCAGTGCCCGGTCAGGAAACCATGTGGATGCCCTTACCCTGCTCCATGCCCAAATCCAACATGGTGGAAACCTTTGCCCAGAATATTTCAAATCAACAACAAGACGTCATTCTAGATCCCAACCCGGCTAGCTGCCTACAAGGACACTTTTCCCTGCAGACCCAGAACAGTCTGAATCAGGGACAGTCTtaccagcaacagcagcagcagcaaatgCTGCCCACGATGTTACCCCAACAAAATGGACACCAAAACAATGTAATGGGCAGCTTTTATAATAACCAGGTGTCTGACTTCCAAATAGCTCCCCAACTCCCCATCCCTGGGCTCCAGGCCCAGCCACAACAGAACTCTCAGGCCCAGAACTATAACAGGGCTCAAACAACATCAGGCCAGTACAGGCCTCAAAAGACCTCTGCTGTCGTCGCCCCTCCTCTCGTCTCTTCCAACAGCTGCATGTTCAGCAGCACCAACCCCCCCCTGGTTCCTGTCAACGGGGTCCGTTTCACCCCCAACACGGCCCTTGGTTCCCTGGTACCATCCTCCTGTCAGAGGGCCACGGCCCCCCTCCACGACCAGAGTCCCTCCCAGGCCTCCTGCTACTTCCAGAGGAACACCAGCGGGCCCATCGTGGGGTCCTCGACAATCCCACAGGATGACACCGACATCAGCCCTCTGTCCTGTCAGGTGGGGCCTGGTCTAACCCCTGGGGGCCTCACACCAGACAGCCTGCTGGTCCAGCAGCAGTACCTCAACAGCAACGGGCAGACACAG GTCACAAACTGTCCAATGGAGGAAAACATATCGTTCCAGTTCCCGTCCCTGCCCAATGGAACCACATACTTCTCAGAGAACAATCAAACCAACTGTTGCGACTTCTAG